A stretch of Acipenser ruthenus chromosome 1, fAciRut3.2 maternal haplotype, whole genome shotgun sequence DNA encodes these proteins:
- the LOC117421434 gene encoding interleukin-8-like — protein MNSKTTVAVVIFCLAVVALSEGMSLKSIGLELRCQCIKKESRFIHPRQIRNVELFPSGPHCKDAEIIATLKSGDQICLEPTARWVKIVIKKILESSKA, from the exons ATGAACTCCAAAACTACAGTGGCCGTGGTCATTTTCTGCCTGGCCGTTGTTGCACTATCTGAAG GGATGTCTTTGAAAAGCATTGGACTGGAGCTCCGTTGTCAGTGCATTAAAAAAGAATCCAGATTCATCCATCCCAGGCAGATCCGGAATGTAGAGCTCTTCCCCAGTGGACCGCACTGCAAGGATGCTGAAATCAT TGCCACTTTGAAATCTGGTGATCAGATTTGCTTGGAACCAACTGCCCGCTGGGTCAAGATAGTTATAAAGAAAATATTGGAAAG ctcCAAGGCCTGA